From the genome of Rathayibacter sp. VKM Ac-2759, one region includes:
- a CDS encoding CoA-acylating methylmalonate-semialdehyde dehydrogenase, translating to MSIAEPRTTPSTDGLSVVGHWIDGAPSASSSGRTSPVYDPALGVATKEVALADAAEIDAAVASAKAAFPAWRDTSLAKRQQIVFRFRELLEAKKQELAEIITSEHGKVLSDAMGEITRGQEVVEFATGLAHHLKGEYSEQVSTGVDVYSTKQPLGVVGIISPFNFPAMVPMWFFPIAIAAGNTVVVKPSEKDPSSAIWLGALWKEAGLPDGVFTVLNGDKVAVDGLLEHPDVKSISFVGSTPIAQYVYETGTKHGKRVQALGGAKNHMLVLPDADLDLVADSAINAGFGSAGERCMAISVVVAVEPVADELIVKIQERASTLRIGDGRRGCDMGPLVTQQHRDKVASYIAIAEEDGAKVVIDGRGIEVDGDANGFWLGPTLIDDVPITSKVYTEEIFGPVLSIVRVQSYEEGVALINNGAFGNGTAIFTNDGGAARRFQNEVEVGMIGINVPIPVPVATFSFGGWKSSLFGDTKAHGAEGVRFFTQQKAITSRWLDPSHGGINLGFPQN from the coding sequence ATGAGCATCGCCGAGCCCCGCACCACCCCGTCCACTGACGGCTTGTCCGTCGTCGGCCACTGGATCGACGGGGCGCCGTCGGCGTCGTCGTCCGGTCGCACCTCCCCGGTCTACGACCCGGCGCTCGGTGTCGCGACCAAGGAGGTCGCGCTCGCCGACGCGGCCGAGATCGACGCGGCGGTCGCCTCCGCCAAGGCCGCGTTCCCCGCGTGGCGCGACACGTCGCTGGCGAAGCGCCAGCAGATCGTGTTCCGGTTCCGCGAGCTCCTCGAGGCGAAGAAGCAGGAGCTCGCCGAGATCATCACCTCCGAGCACGGCAAGGTCCTCTCGGACGCGATGGGGGAGATCACCCGCGGCCAGGAGGTCGTGGAGTTCGCGACCGGGCTCGCGCACCACCTGAAGGGCGAGTACTCGGAGCAGGTGTCGACCGGGGTCGACGTCTACTCGACGAAGCAGCCGCTCGGCGTGGTGGGCATCATCTCGCCGTTCAACTTCCCGGCGATGGTGCCGATGTGGTTCTTCCCCATCGCGATCGCGGCCGGCAACACCGTCGTGGTGAAGCCGTCCGAGAAGGACCCGTCGTCGGCGATCTGGCTCGGCGCGCTCTGGAAGGAGGCGGGCCTGCCCGACGGCGTGTTCACGGTGCTGAACGGCGACAAGGTCGCCGTCGACGGCCTCCTCGAGCACCCCGATGTGAAGTCGATCTCGTTCGTGGGCTCGACTCCGATCGCGCAGTACGTCTACGAGACCGGCACGAAGCACGGCAAGCGCGTGCAGGCGCTGGGCGGCGCGAAGAACCACATGCTGGTCCTGCCGGACGCCGACCTCGATCTCGTCGCGGACTCCGCGATCAACGCGGGCTTCGGCTCCGCGGGCGAGCGGTGCATGGCGATCTCGGTGGTCGTCGCGGTGGAGCCGGTGGCGGACGAGCTGATCGTGAAGATCCAGGAGCGCGCGTCGACGCTGCGCATCGGGGACGGCCGTCGCGGCTGCGACATGGGCCCGCTCGTGACGCAGCAGCACCGGGACAAGGTCGCGTCGTACATCGCCATCGCGGAGGAGGACGGCGCGAAGGTCGTCATCGACGGCCGCGGCATCGAGGTCGACGGTGACGCGAACGGCTTCTGGCTCGGCCCGACGCTGATCGACGACGTGCCGATCACGTCGAAGGTCTACACGGAGGAGATCTTCGGACCGGTCCTCTCGATCGTGCGCGTGCAGTCGTACGAGGAGGGCGTGGCGCTGATCAACAACGGCGCGTTCGGCAACGGGACCGCGATCTTCACGAACGACGGAGGCGCCGCGCGGCGCTTCCAGAACGAGGTCGAGGTCGGCATGATCGGCATCAACGTGCCCATCCCCGTCCCGGTCGCGACGTTCTCGTTCGGCGGCTGGAAGTCCTCGCTGTTCGGCGACACCAAGGCCCACGGCGCCGAGGGCGTCCGCTTCTTCACCCAGCAGAAGGCGATCACCTCGCGCTGGCTCGACCCCTCCCACGGCGGCATCAACCTGGGGTTCCCGCAGAACTGA
- a CDS encoding PP2C family serine/threonine-protein phosphatase, with protein sequence MSLATACPVCGEPVTAGDAFCEACGSTLIVRAAEPAAPEPAPCVYCGGAVADDGYCEQCGQRAPTEREHWAEAPHPLVGGVCDRGIRHPANEDAMALGAVASEGALRTALLVVCDGVSSTPDSDRASLAAARAALSALQAEVAEEARGADRWGALLQMAVARASGAIDAAVPEKRENPPSCTFTAAILDGALLVTGNVGDSRSYWIPDAGPARQLTVDDSWAQEQIASGTSREEAESAPDAHAITKWLGADAHDESPTIASVVLEEPGWVLACSDGLWNYASPAEDLARVLHEAVSRVGTDPVTLAEALVAWANERGGHDNITAALTRFEPEVSSAEEPV encoded by the coding sequence GTGAGCCTCGCGACGGCCTGCCCGGTCTGCGGCGAGCCGGTGACCGCCGGCGACGCGTTCTGCGAGGCCTGCGGCAGCACGCTGATCGTGCGCGCGGCCGAGCCCGCGGCGCCCGAACCCGCCCCGTGCGTGTACTGCGGGGGAGCGGTCGCCGACGACGGCTACTGCGAGCAGTGCGGGCAGCGGGCGCCGACCGAGCGCGAGCACTGGGCCGAGGCGCCGCACCCGCTGGTCGGCGGCGTCTGCGACCGGGGGATCCGCCACCCGGCGAACGAGGACGCGATGGCGCTCGGTGCGGTGGCGTCCGAGGGGGCTCTCCGCACCGCTCTGCTGGTGGTCTGCGACGGGGTCTCGTCGACCCCCGACTCCGATCGCGCCTCCCTCGCCGCGGCGCGGGCGGCGCTGAGCGCGCTGCAGGCCGAGGTCGCCGAGGAGGCGCGCGGAGCCGATCGCTGGGGCGCGCTGCTGCAGATGGCGGTGGCGCGCGCCTCCGGGGCGATCGACGCCGCGGTGCCCGAGAAGCGGGAGAACCCGCCGTCGTGCACCTTCACCGCCGCGATCCTCGACGGCGCGCTGCTGGTCACCGGCAACGTCGGCGACAGCCGCAGCTACTGGATCCCCGACGCGGGCCCGGCGCGGCAGCTGACCGTGGACGACTCGTGGGCGCAGGAGCAGATCGCCTCGGGCACGAGCCGCGAGGAGGCGGAGTCGGCACCCGACGCCCACGCGATCACGAAGTGGCTGGGCGCGGATGCGCACGACGAGTCGCCGACCATCGCCTCCGTCGTGCTCGAGGAGCCGGGCTGGGTGCTCGCGTGCTCGGACGGGCTGTGGAACTACGCGTCGCCGGCCGAGGATCTCGCCCGGGTGCTGCACGAGGCCGTCTCCCGGGTCGGCACCGATCCGGTGACGCTGGCGGAGGCGCTCGTCGCCTGGGCGAACGAGCGCGGCGGCCACGACAACATCACGGCCGCACTGACGCGCTTCGAGCCGGAAGTGTCCAGTGCGGAGGAGCCGGTCTAG
- a CDS encoding serine/threonine-protein kinase → MNGSPCTSTPGCTGVIEDGYCNVCGLPPETGAAASAPTARGAAAPATASAAFGTGFVEGTPDASAAPDAEEAATARSGRTSSARLATAALGSARTAQTGSKVTRRVGTTSTRLRGPRLGAGLTTVPSRPAADPMAALMAEAVLPERKRFCSNCGTAVGRGRDGKPGRTEGFCPNCRTPFSFTPQLEQGDVVGGQYEVVGCLAYGGLGWIYLARDQNVSGRFVVLKGLLNSGDPDAYAAAITERQFLAEVEHPLIVEIYNFVMHDGAGYIVMEYVGGPSLKQILKERLDANGGAADPLPVDQALAFVLEVMPAFAYLHDHGMLYCDFKPDNMIQVGDQVKLIDLGGVRRADDDESAIYGTVGYQAPEVPEVGPSIASDVYTIGRTIASLVLDFRGNQTTYVASLPPVSETPLFQRYDSFYRLIAKACAPDPQDRFATVDEMRGQLLGVLREVVATDRGPGHPALHSTESALFEAPVADVVDRPLPWDALPLLKIDESDAAKAWLAGVNVADPIVRLRALALAPTVTVEVRLARARAAIEAERFDEVARATGEILTEDPWEWRAVWMSGLAQLARGDSVGARASFNTVYGQVPGELAPKLALAAACESSGEPEVAESLYVICARADANYTAPAAFGLARVRQHRADLDGALDALDIVTPTRSSYVDARRRRAELLAGSGRGLPSLSAALSSIDSVAIDQRTRLELTTGVLESALELVRRDGPAEGAMLGGVEANEAAIRDGLEASYRALASSTGEKEERLRLVDRANDVRRWTLT, encoded by the coding sequence ATGAACGGCTCACCCTGCACCTCGACACCGGGCTGCACCGGAGTCATCGAGGACGGCTACTGCAACGTCTGCGGGCTGCCGCCCGAGACCGGAGCGGCGGCCTCGGCGCCCACGGCGCGCGGTGCCGCCGCCCCGGCGACGGCCTCGGCCGCCTTCGGGACCGGCTTCGTCGAGGGCACCCCCGACGCCTCCGCCGCCCCCGACGCAGAGGAAGCGGCGACCGCGCGGAGCGGACGCACCTCCTCCGCCCGCCTCGCGACCGCCGCGCTCGGCTCGGCGCGCACCGCGCAGACCGGCTCGAAGGTGACGCGCCGCGTCGGCACCACCTCGACGCGCCTGCGCGGACCGCGCCTGGGCGCCGGGCTCACCACCGTGCCCTCCCGCCCCGCCGCCGACCCGATGGCCGCCCTGATGGCCGAGGCGGTGCTCCCCGAGCGCAAGCGCTTCTGCTCGAACTGCGGCACCGCCGTCGGCCGCGGCCGCGACGGCAAGCCCGGGCGCACCGAGGGCTTCTGCCCCAATTGCCGCACGCCGTTCTCGTTCACGCCGCAGCTGGAGCAGGGCGACGTGGTCGGCGGGCAGTACGAGGTGGTCGGCTGCCTCGCCTACGGCGGACTCGGCTGGATCTACCTCGCACGCGACCAGAACGTCTCGGGCCGCTTCGTCGTGCTCAAGGGCCTGCTGAACTCCGGCGACCCCGACGCGTACGCGGCCGCGATCACCGAGCGCCAGTTCCTCGCCGAGGTCGAGCATCCGCTGATCGTCGAGATCTACAACTTCGTGATGCACGACGGCGCCGGCTACATCGTGATGGAGTACGTCGGCGGGCCGAGCCTCAAGCAGATCCTGAAGGAGCGGCTCGACGCCAACGGGGGAGCGGCCGACCCGCTGCCCGTCGACCAGGCGCTCGCGTTCGTGCTCGAGGTGATGCCCGCCTTCGCCTACCTGCACGACCACGGGATGCTCTACTGCGACTTCAAGCCCGACAACATGATCCAGGTCGGCGACCAGGTCAAGCTGATCGACCTCGGCGGAGTGCGCCGGGCCGACGACGACGAGTCGGCCATCTACGGCACGGTCGGCTACCAGGCACCGGAGGTGCCGGAGGTCGGGCCCTCGATCGCGTCGGACGTGTACACGATCGGGCGCACCATCGCCTCGCTCGTGCTCGACTTCCGCGGCAACCAGACGACCTACGTGGCGTCGCTGCCGCCCGTCTCCGAGACCCCGCTGTTCCAGCGCTACGACTCGTTCTACCGCCTGATCGCCAAGGCCTGCGCGCCCGACCCGCAGGACCGCTTCGCGACCGTCGACGAGATGCGCGGGCAGCTGCTCGGGGTGCTGCGCGAGGTCGTGGCCACCGACCGCGGGCCCGGGCACCCCGCGCTGCACTCGACCGAGTCGGCGCTGTTCGAGGCGCCCGTGGCCGATGTCGTCGATCGGCCGCTGCCGTGGGACGCCTTGCCGCTGCTCAAGATCGACGAGTCGGACGCGGCGAAGGCGTGGCTGGCCGGCGTGAACGTGGCCGACCCGATCGTCCGGCTCCGCGCCCTCGCGCTCGCGCCGACCGTCACCGTCGAGGTGCGGCTCGCGCGCGCCCGCGCCGCGATCGAGGCCGAGCGCTTCGACGAGGTCGCGCGGGCGACCGGCGAGATCCTCACCGAGGACCCGTGGGAGTGGCGGGCCGTCTGGATGAGCGGCCTCGCGCAGCTCGCACGCGGCGACTCCGTCGGCGCCCGCGCCTCGTTCAACACCGTCTACGGCCAGGTGCCCGGCGAGCTCGCGCCCAAGCTCGCTCTCGCGGCGGCCTGCGAGTCGAGCGGCGAGCCCGAGGTGGCGGAGTCGCTCTACGTGATCTGCGCGCGAGCGGATGCGAACTACACCGCTCCGGCCGCCTTCGGCCTCGCCCGCGTGCGTCAGCACCGCGCCGACCTCGACGGGGCGCTCGACGCCCTCGACATCGTCACGCCCACGCGGTCCTCCTACGTCGACGCGCGCCGCCGCCGCGCCGAGCTGCTGGCCGGCTCCGGGCGCGGCCTCCCGTCGCTCTCGGCGGCCCTGTCGAGCATCGACTCCGTCGCGATCGACCAGCGCACCCGGCTCGAGCTGACGACCGGCGTGCTCGAGTCGGCGCTCGAGCTCGTCCGCCGGGACGGCCCGGCCGAGGGCGCCATGCTGGGCGGAGTCGAGGCGAACGAGGCCGCGATCCGCGACGGCCTCGAGGCCTCGTACCGCGCGCTCGCGAGCTCGACCGGCGAGAAGGAGGAGCGGCTCCGCCTCGTCGACCGCGCCAACGACGTGCGCCGCTGGACGCTGACGTGA
- a CDS encoding glutamate ABC transporter substrate-binding protein, which translates to MNRLRFSSLRTAAVALVLGATLAVSGCTTGADDLGAAVGTATPTATPTATASAAPAATECSPSAVTSYAPTGVADSTRLAQIRAAGTLRVGVSADTLLMSARNPLTGEIEGFDVDIAREMARAILGDPAAITFVVITSAQRLPALTGGEGAPQVDMVARTLTMTCDRWSSIAFSSEYYDAGLKVLVSEDDDATSIDGLAGRKVCAPRSTTTLSRLESDYPDVDAVAADTHTQCLAQFQEGTVDAIAGDDTILAGFVAQDPYAKVIGDQLSSEPYGLGMPADDTDYVRFVNAALESVRADGRWQSIYDRWLGELGAASPPAATYGR; encoded by the coding sequence ATGAACCGCCTGCGCTTCTCCTCCCTCCGAACCGCCGCCGTCGCGCTCGTGCTCGGCGCGACCCTCGCCGTCTCGGGCTGCACGACCGGTGCCGACGACCTCGGAGCCGCCGTCGGCACCGCGACGCCGACCGCGACCCCCACGGCGACCGCGAGCGCCGCGCCCGCGGCGACCGAGTGCTCGCCGTCGGCGGTCACCTCCTACGCCCCGACCGGGGTCGCCGACAGCACCCGGCTCGCGCAGATCCGCGCCGCCGGCACCCTGCGCGTCGGCGTCTCGGCCGACACGCTGCTGATGAGCGCGCGGAACCCCCTCACCGGCGAGATCGAGGGCTTCGACGTCGACATCGCCCGCGAGATGGCGCGAGCGATCCTCGGAGACCCCGCCGCGATCACCTTCGTGGTGATCACCTCCGCCCAGCGCCTTCCCGCACTGACGGGCGGAGAGGGTGCGCCGCAGGTCGACATGGTCGCCCGCACCCTCACGATGACCTGCGATCGCTGGAGCAGCATCGCGTTCTCGTCCGAGTACTACGACGCGGGCCTCAAGGTCCTCGTCTCCGAGGACGACGACGCGACGAGCATCGACGGACTGGCCGGCCGGAAGGTCTGCGCGCCGCGCAGCACCACCACGCTGAGCCGGCTCGAGAGCGACTACCCCGACGTCGACGCGGTCGCCGCCGACACCCACACCCAGTGCCTCGCGCAGTTCCAGGAGGGGACCGTCGACGCGATCGCGGGCGACGACACGATCCTCGCCGGGTTCGTCGCGCAGGACCCGTACGCGAAGGTCATCGGCGACCAGCTCAGCTCCGAGCCGTACGGGCTCGGCATGCCCGCCGACGACACCGACTACGTGCGCTTCGTGAACGCCGCGCTCGAGAGCGTCCGCGCCGACGGCCGCTGGCAGAGCATCTACGACCGCTGGCTCGGCGAGCTCGGGGCGGCGTCCCCTCCCGCGGCGACCTACGGACGATGA
- a CDS encoding AAA family ATPase: MTALASALDALVLTGSGAGLDAAAVRDEGGRLAAAVAESITGAGQDWLAQTGTPGGLEAFFTAASRGRRWRSSPTDLLASLVAAGSAHANAYARALTEVVSAASALGEPGIGGIAAASATAAAQLSALPASSAPLQRTSAPPSSSPASSLPADLPAGVPGVDEILARLRRTEHDGPQDEVAAAPPAAPVAEEEPEPLPPPEKIEDLLAELDALIGLDRVKSEIKRQTQLLRIDTLRQAAGLTTPTLTRHLVFTGNPGTGKTTVARLVSRIYRALGILSKGVLVEVDRSELVAGYLGQTSMKTAEVIAKARGGVLFIDEAYALALDQYGAEAITTLVKDMEDHRGDLVVIVAGYSGPMQGFLDTNPGLASRFSTTIDFADYSDDELSAIFARLASSADFEPTSEALAAFAELAAAQERTEAFGNGRWVRNVLDASIARHAWRLRDTEEPTLDDLRILQPEDVVEAEAAPVEENT; the protein is encoded by the coding sequence GTGACCGCGCTCGCCTCCGCGCTCGACGCGCTCGTCCTCACCGGATCCGGAGCGGGCCTGGACGCCGCCGCCGTCCGCGACGAGGGCGGTCGGCTCGCGGCCGCGGTCGCCGAGTCGATCACCGGAGCCGGCCAGGACTGGCTCGCGCAGACCGGGACGCCGGGGGGCCTCGAGGCCTTCTTCACCGCGGCCTCCCGCGGGCGGCGGTGGCGCAGCTCGCCCACCGACCTGCTCGCCTCGCTCGTCGCGGCCGGTTCCGCCCACGCGAACGCCTACGCGCGCGCCCTCACCGAGGTCGTCTCGGCCGCGAGCGCACTGGGCGAACCGGGTATCGGAGGCATCGCCGCCGCCTCCGCGACGGCCGCCGCCCAGCTCTCCGCACTGCCGGCGAGCTCCGCGCCGCTCCAGCGGACCTCAGCGCCGCCCTCGTCGTCCCCCGCCTCCTCGCTCCCGGCCGATCTGCCCGCGGGGGTGCCCGGAGTCGACGAGATCCTCGCGCGCCTGCGCCGCACCGAGCACGACGGGCCGCAGGACGAGGTCGCGGCGGCTCCGCCCGCCGCCCCGGTCGCGGAGGAGGAGCCGGAGCCGCTGCCCCCACCCGAGAAGATCGAGGATCTGCTCGCCGAGCTCGACGCGCTGATCGGGCTCGACCGGGTCAAGAGCGAGATCAAGCGGCAGACGCAGCTGCTCCGCATCGACACGCTCCGCCAGGCAGCCGGCCTCACGACGCCGACGCTCACCCGCCACCTCGTCTTCACCGGAAACCCGGGCACCGGCAAGACCACCGTCGCGCGGCTCGTCTCGCGGATCTACCGCGCGCTCGGCATCCTCTCGAAGGGCGTGCTCGTCGAGGTCGACCGCTCGGAGCTCGTCGCCGGCTACCTCGGCCAGACCTCGATGAAGACCGCCGAGGTCATCGCGAAGGCCCGCGGCGGAGTCCTCTTCATCGACGAGGCCTACGCCCTCGCGCTCGACCAGTACGGTGCCGAGGCGATCACCACGCTCGTCAAGGACATGGAGGACCACCGCGGCGACCTGGTCGTGATCGTGGCCGGCTACTCCGGGCCCATGCAGGGCTTCCTCGACACGAACCCCGGGCTCGCGAGCCGCTTCTCGACGACGATCGACTTCGCCGACTACTCCGACGACGAGCTGTCGGCGATCTTCGCGCGCCTCGCCTCCTCGGCCGACTTCGAGCCGACCTCGGAGGCGCTCGCCGCCTTCGCCGAGCTCGCCGCGGCCCAGGAGCGCACGGAGGCGTTCGGCAACGGCCGCTGGGTGCGCAACGTGCTCGACGCCTCCATCGCCCGGCACGCCTGGCGGCTGCGCGACACGGAGGAGCCGACGCTCGACGACCTGCGCATCCTGCAGCCGGAGGACGTGGTCGAGGCCGAGGCTGCACCCGTGGAGGAGAACACATGA
- a CDS encoding toxic anion resistance protein has product MTEALQPPQNALSLTPPAPVDAVPTTSAPSIAPKVPEQALPGLEAKVDGYLDSLLQTEARSPEFAAKANDIRTMGDADIRSAADSSNRLLKTPVRALQEGGLSEGSNIGRTLLELRRTVEDLDPSEDNIQKKILGFIPFGNKITDYFRRYESAQSHLNAIIQALYDGQDELRKDNAALNLEKQNLWDTMTRLNEYIYVAERLDVKLSAKIAELDATDPDRARALREDVLFYARQKHQDLLTQLAVSIQGYLAIDVVIKNNVELIKGVDRATTTTVSALRTAVIVAQALANQRLVLDQITALNTTTSNMIEATSRMLAEQSASIQSQAASATVGLPQLQAAFANIYQTMDSISDFKIKALDSMAQTVGVLQTETAKAGEYVERARRSNSDIDATSSLDLGR; this is encoded by the coding sequence ATGACCGAGGCCCTGCAGCCGCCCCAGAACGCCCTCTCGCTCACGCCGCCGGCTCCGGTCGACGCCGTACCCACGACGTCGGCGCCGTCGATCGCGCCGAAGGTGCCCGAGCAGGCGCTGCCCGGCCTCGAGGCCAAGGTCGACGGCTACCTGGACTCGCTCCTGCAGACGGAGGCGCGCAGCCCCGAGTTCGCGGCGAAGGCCAACGACATCCGCACGATGGGCGACGCCGACATCCGCTCGGCCGCCGACTCCTCCAACCGGCTGCTGAAGACCCCGGTGCGCGCCCTGCAGGAGGGCGGCCTGAGCGAGGGCTCGAACATCGGCAGGACCCTGCTCGAGCTGCGTCGCACGGTCGAGGACCTCGATCCCTCCGAGGACAACATCCAGAAGAAGATCCTCGGATTCATCCCCTTCGGCAACAAGATCACCGACTACTTCCGCCGCTACGAGAGCGCGCAGTCGCACCTCAACGCGATCATCCAGGCGCTGTACGACGGCCAGGACGAGCTGCGCAAGGACAACGCGGCGCTCAACCTCGAGAAGCAGAACCTGTGGGACACGATGACGCGTCTCAACGAGTACATCTACGTCGCCGAGCGCCTCGACGTGAAGCTCTCGGCGAAGATCGCCGAGCTCGACGCGACCGACCCCGACCGCGCCCGGGCCCTGCGCGAGGACGTCCTCTTCTACGCGCGCCAGAAGCACCAGGACCTCCTGACCCAGCTGGCCGTCTCGATCCAGGGCTACCTCGCGATCGACGTGGTCATCAAGAACAACGTCGAACTGATCAAGGGCGTCGACCGCGCCACCACGACGACCGTCTCGGCGCTGCGCACCGCGGTCATCGTCGCGCAGGCCCTCGCCAACCAGCGCCTGGTGCTCGATCAGATCACCGCGCTCAACACGACGACCTCGAACATGATCGAGGCCACCTCGCGGATGCTCGCCGAGCAGTCCGCGAGCATCCAGTCGCAGGCGGCGTCGGCCACGGTCGGACTCCCGCAGCTGCAGGCGGCGTTCGCCAACATCTACCAGACGATGGACTCGATCTCGGACTTCAAGATCAAGGCGCTCGACAGCATGGCCCAGACGGTGGGCGTGCTGCAGACCGAGACCGCGAAGGCCGGCGAGTACGTCGAGCGGGCGCGCCGCAGCAACTCCGACATCGACGCGACCTCCTCGCTCGATCTCGGCCGATAG
- a CDS encoding DMT family transporter has translation MTDTTTTRRSSTLLWLAIATTVLLWASAFVGIRIAGEDFGAGALTLGRIVVGSVALTVVHLVLTARRPRAERRPLPRGRLLVLVIVWGVAWFGLYNLALNAAERHVDAGTAALIVNIAPMITAVLAGLLLGEGFPRRLLGGMLVALAGVAVIAISTSTGQFDAIGVVLALAAAVLYGGAATLQKRLLGRIDAPTMTWIGCLAATAACLPFAPELVGDLAGAPLPSVLAVVYLGVFPTAVAFTTWGYVLARTSAGRTAATTYAVPAVVVLLSWLVLAETPPLAALIGGAIALGGVAVATLRRR, from the coding sequence GTGACCGACACCACCACCACCCGCCGCAGCTCCACCCTCCTCTGGCTCGCGATCGCGACCACCGTGCTCCTCTGGGCGTCGGCGTTCGTCGGCATCCGGATCGCGGGCGAGGACTTCGGCGCCGGCGCCCTCACGCTCGGCCGGATCGTCGTCGGCTCGGTCGCCCTCACGGTCGTGCACCTCGTTCTCACGGCGCGCCGTCCCCGAGCGGAGCGCCGCCCGCTCCCGCGCGGCCGCCTCCTCGTGCTCGTGATCGTCTGGGGCGTCGCCTGGTTCGGCCTCTACAACCTGGCGCTGAACGCCGCCGAGCGGCACGTCGACGCGGGAACGGCCGCGCTGATCGTCAACATCGCGCCGATGATCACCGCCGTGCTGGCCGGCCTCCTCCTCGGCGAGGGCTTCCCGAGGCGCCTGCTCGGCGGCATGCTCGTGGCGCTCGCCGGAGTCGCGGTCATCGCGATCTCGACCTCCACCGGGCAGTTCGACGCGATCGGGGTGGTCCTCGCGCTCGCCGCAGCCGTCCTCTACGGCGGCGCCGCGACCCTCCAGAAGCGGCTGCTCGGCCGGATCGACGCGCCGACCATGACCTGGATCGGCTGCCTCGCGGCGACCGCCGCCTGCCTGCCGTTCGCGCCGGAGCTCGTCGGCGACCTCGCCGGAGCCCCGCTCCCGTCCGTCCTCGCGGTCGTCTACCTCGGCGTGTTCCCGACCGCCGTCGCCTTCACCACCTGGGGCTACGTGCTCGCCCGCACCAGCGCGGGACGCACCGCCGCGACGACCTACGCCGTGCCCGCGGTCGTCGTGCTGCTCTCGTGGCTGGTGCTCGCCGAGACTCCGCCGCTCGCGGCCCTGATCGGCGGCGCGATCGCGCTCGGCGGCGTCGCGGTCGCGACCCTGCGCCGCAGGTGA
- a CDS encoding DUF2071 domain-containing protein, with translation MTPVDPMPLVDPPTRIAPALGGPRILRQRWTEASFLHWRVDPALVAPHLPRGVRPDEFDGSSWVGLIPFRLSRTAFLGGPRVPWLGTFPEVNVRLYSVDERGRRGVVFVSLEASHLLPVLTAQAVFGLPYRWARMGIEHRHGAVIYSTSRIRDPAARSRIVVRPTPGSDASEDPLASFLTSRWAYHETHLGSTWYGRNLHRPWPLQRASLLALDDGLLDAAGFPGLAARAPDSVLYSPGVETVFTVPRRVAP, from the coding sequence GTGACCCCCGTCGATCCGATGCCCCTCGTCGATCCGCCGACCCGCATCGCGCCCGCGCTCGGCGGACCGCGCATCCTCCGCCAGCGCTGGACCGAGGCGTCCTTCCTCCACTGGCGCGTGGATCCGGCGCTCGTCGCGCCGCACCTCCCCCGCGGAGTGCGCCCCGACGAGTTCGACGGCTCGTCGTGGGTGGGCCTCATCCCCTTCCGTCTGTCGCGGACGGCCTTCCTGGGCGGCCCGCGGGTGCCCTGGCTCGGCACGTTCCCCGAGGTCAACGTGCGGCTCTACTCGGTCGACGAGCGGGGTCGCCGCGGAGTCGTCTTCGTCTCCCTCGAGGCGTCGCACCTCCTGCCCGTGCTGACGGCGCAGGCCGTGTTCGGGCTCCCCTACCGCTGGGCGCGCATGGGCATCGAGCACCGCCACGGTGCCGTGATCTACTCCACTTCTCGCATCCGCGACCCGGCGGCCCGCTCGCGCATAGTGGTGCGCCCCACTCCCGGATCCGACGCGTCGGAGGACCCGCTCGCCTCGTTCCTGACCTCGCGCTGGGCCTACCACGAGACCCACCTGGGCTCGACCTGGTACGGCCGGAACCTGCACCGGCCGTGGCCGCTGCAGCGCGCGTCGCTCCTGGCTCTCGACGACGGGCTGCTCGACGCGGCGGGATTCCCGGGGCTGGCGGCGCGCGCGCCGGACTCGGTGCTGTACTCGCCGGGGGTCGAGACGGTGTTCACGGTGCCGCGGCGGGTGGCGCCGTAG